A window of the Leucothrix mucor DSM 2157 genome harbors these coding sequences:
- a CDS encoding GDCCVxC domain-containing (seleno)protein, with amino-acid sequence MKKLHNEVRLTTLMSCPGCKHKTPVAMAIGLREEFYQCPKCNTLHNAKLGDCCVYCSYGDVECPTIQDISHRMRDTCFN; translated from the coding sequence ATGAAAAAGCTACATAATGAAGTGCGCCTCACGACGCTCATGTCTTGTCCGGGTTGTAAACATAAAACACCGGTCGCAATGGCAATCGGCCTACGCGAAGAGTTTTATCAATGTCCGAAGTGCAATACTTTGCATAATGCCAAGCTAGGAGATTGTTGCGTGTATTGCTCTTATGGCGATGTGGAGTGTCCGACCATTCAGGATATTTCACACCGGATGAGGGATACTTGTTTTAATTAA
- the iolG gene encoding inositol 2-dehydrogenase, whose translation MLNICLIGAGRIGKVHALAVEKVPGARISHVVDPYPEGAAEVAKTHGAQVTSLDEAFANDEIHAFIVASSTDTHSPLMERCAAVGKPVFCEKPIDLDFAKATKCVEAVNAAGITCMLGFNRRFDPQFSALKAQIEAGVIGQLETIVITSRDPSPPPIEYIGVSGGLFRDMMIHDFDMARWLLGEEPTRLYATGSVMVDPAIGEAGDVDTASVTLNTASGAIVVITNNRRAAYGYDQRVEAFGEKGMLQVKNNLENGLVYSGETGVTGAKPQYFFLERYADAYRIELTRFVEALQNKTPPPTTANDGLKALALADAAVESLKSGRAIDL comes from the coding sequence ATGTTAAATATCTGTTTAATCGGCGCAGGTCGCATTGGTAAAGTCCATGCGCTAGCGGTCGAGAAAGTCCCCGGCGCGCGTATTAGCCATGTTGTTGACCCTTATCCTGAAGGAGCGGCAGAAGTGGCCAAAACGCATGGCGCACAAGTGACCTCTTTAGATGAAGCTTTTGCCAATGATGAGATTCATGCCTTTATCGTTGCCAGCTCTACCGATACCCACTCCCCTTTAATGGAACGCTGCGCTGCGGTTGGCAAACCGGTATTCTGCGAAAAGCCGATTGATCTAGACTTTGCCAAAGCGACCAAATGCGTTGAGGCAGTGAATGCAGCGGGCATTACTTGCATGCTTGGCTTTAACCGTCGCTTTGATCCGCAGTTCTCAGCGCTGAAGGCGCAGATTGAGGCTGGCGTGATTGGCCAGCTTGAAACTATTGTTATAACTAGCCGTGATCCTTCCCCCCCACCGATTGAATATATTGGCGTATCTGGCGGTTTGTTTCGTGACATGATGATTCATGATTTTGATATGGCACGCTGGTTACTCGGTGAGGAGCCAACGCGACTTTATGCCACCGGCAGCGTGATGGTTGATCCGGCGATTGGTGAAGCCGGCGATGTCGATACCGCGAGTGTGACCTTGAATACTGCCAGCGGTGCGATTGTAGTGATTACCAATAATCGCCGTGCAGCGTATGGTTATGATCAGCGGGTGGAAGCCTTTGGTGAGAAAGGCATGCTGCAGGTTAAAAATAATCTGGAAAATGGCTTGGTCTATTCCGGTGAGACCGGTGTAACAGGGGCTAAACCGCAGTACTTCTTTTTAGAGCGCTATGCCGATGCTTACCGCATTGAGCTGACTCGCTTTGTGGAAGCGCTGCAGAATAAAACCCCACCACCGACTACGGCGAATGATGGACTGAAAGCATTGGCTTTGGCTGATGCGGCAGTTGAGTCGCTGAAGTCTGGCAGAGCGATTGATCTCTAA
- a CDS encoding indolepyruvate ferredoxin oxidoreductase family protein yields MSDLSPKKMLPVQEWLYKLDGPAMMTGNQALVRLPMIQRMRDKNQGLNTAGFISGYRGSPLGGYDSMIYKNRAALTEAHIEFLPAINEELAATAVWGTQQLDAVPGKNVDGVYSIWYGKGPGVERATDALRHGNTAGSHPNGGVLVLFGDDHPGKSSTTAHQSEQALAGVSIPSLYPADVQDFIRFGLLGWAMSRFTGSWVGFKAINETVEQTTTVDLDFDQLEIVIPELQEGDVPPEGLHIRPNVFNPQGLESIVTRYRLPLIKRFVRANHIDRVAFGAAQPRFGIIAAGKAYHDVLQSLSLLGISNEVANAMGLGLYKVGCIWPLEPEGLLEFAANADTLLFAEEKKSFIEAQAKDILYSSPIHPKIFGKNTPEGDYLLPSDVQLEPVQLAQAITKALSAARLTSDDILKHAERFNKPAANLNALTPELQRAPYFCSGCPHGRSTQVPEGSVAFGGIGCHTMAIMRKPGDTLPPTQMGGEGSNWIGLSKFVDTKHAFQNLGDGTYMHSGILSIRAAVAAGTNITFKILYNDAVAMTGGQTHDGPLTVEAISHQVAAEGVKQIIVISETPERYGNGSVLGKGVTMRPRNEMELVQQELREVAGCTIIIYDQTCAAEKRRRRKKGEFPNPAKRAFIYDAVCEGCGDCSTVSTCVSILPKDTALGTKRQIDQSACNKDFSCMEGFCPSFVFVLNAEPAKPKGSDFSALAKQLPIPTQQTGAHATMIAGIGGTGVITVGAVLARAAYLDGLVSSTYDMTGLAQKNGAVFSHLRIAPDKSELGPQRVGAGEADLVLAFDLLASLQGDVSSAIHHGHTKLVGNADIAVTSFFQMDRTDAGRPNQHIVNQKLIDATGEGNSDFIDATTQAMELCGDTIAVNFMLVGYALQKGLLPVSAEALDQAIEHNGVAVPFNKNALLLGRILAHDESLLDDLRPAKKVAAPDTLDELIAFHTQRLTDFQSRRWAKRYSDIITKVQQQTGDSEFTRAVVNNLAKLMTYKDEYEVARLYSLPEFQASLRKTFGDEAELKFNLAPPLFSKRHPQTGHLMKREYGSWMMKGFNTLQKFKSLRGTPLDVFGYTDERKAERRMIQEYMDLIEAILPHAKGEQADTALTLAKLPEQVRGFGHVKEANMRSYETRKAALQKQLKVQR; encoded by the coding sequence ATGTCTGATTTATCCCCCAAAAAAATGCTGCCTGTTCAGGAGTGGCTGTACAAACTGGATGGCCCTGCCATGATGACCGGCAATCAGGCGCTGGTGCGTCTGCCGATGATCCAACGCATGCGGGATAAAAATCAGGGACTCAATACGGCGGGCTTTATCTCTGGCTATCGTGGCTCACCGCTCGGTGGTTACGATTCTATGATCTATAAAAACCGCGCCGCCCTCACCGAAGCACATATTGAATTCCTCCCAGCCATTAATGAAGAGCTGGCAGCCACGGCCGTTTGGGGGACCCAACAACTGGATGCAGTCCCCGGCAAAAATGTCGACGGCGTGTACTCTATTTGGTATGGCAAAGGCCCTGGTGTGGAGCGCGCCACCGATGCATTGCGCCATGGTAATACGGCGGGTAGCCATCCTAATGGTGGTGTACTGGTATTATTTGGGGATGACCATCCCGGTAAATCCTCCACCACGGCGCACCAATCTGAGCAGGCGCTGGCGGGCGTTTCCATCCCCAGCCTCTACCCTGCGGATGTGCAGGATTTTATTCGATTTGGATTGCTGGGCTGGGCTATGTCCCGCTTTACGGGCAGTTGGGTCGGCTTTAAAGCGATTAACGAAACGGTTGAGCAAACCACCACGGTTGATTTGGATTTTGATCAGCTGGAGATTGTGATTCCCGAGCTGCAAGAAGGCGATGTACCGCCGGAAGGCCTGCATATTCGCCCGAATGTGTTTAACCCGCAAGGCTTGGAGTCGATCGTTACCCGCTATCGTTTGCCATTAATCAAACGCTTTGTGCGCGCCAATCACATTGACCGCGTGGCCTTTGGTGCGGCTCAACCTCGCTTTGGTATTATCGCGGCAGGTAAGGCTTATCATGATGTTTTGCAGTCGCTGAGTTTATTGGGGATTAGCAATGAAGTGGCCAACGCCATGGGGCTTGGTCTGTATAAAGTGGGCTGTATTTGGCCATTAGAGCCAGAGGGTTTGCTGGAGTTTGCAGCCAATGCCGATACCCTATTATTTGCCGAGGAAAAGAAATCATTCATTGAAGCGCAAGCCAAAGATATTCTGTATTCCTCCCCCATTCATCCGAAGATTTTTGGTAAAAACACACCAGAAGGCGATTACCTATTGCCATCGGATGTACAGCTGGAGCCAGTACAATTAGCGCAAGCAATTACAAAAGCCTTATCCGCTGCGAGACTCACTAGCGACGATATCCTCAAACATGCCGAACGCTTTAATAAGCCTGCTGCTAATCTCAATGCCTTAACGCCGGAACTGCAACGCGCCCCCTACTTTTGCAGCGGCTGCCCACATGGGCGCTCCACTCAAGTACCGGAAGGCTCGGTCGCGTTTGGCGGAATTGGCTGCCATACCATGGCCATTATGCGCAAACCCGGCGACACCCTGCCTCCTACACAAATGGGCGGCGAAGGCTCTAACTGGATTGGGTTATCCAAGTTTGTCGATACCAAGCACGCTTTCCAGAATCTGGGTGATGGCACTTATATGCACTCGGGCATTCTCTCGATTCGTGCAGCAGTGGCGGCTGGCACTAATATCACCTTTAAGATTCTCTACAATGATGCGGTCGCTATGACTGGCGGCCAGACTCACGATGGCCCGCTCACGGTAGAAGCCATTAGCCATCAAGTCGCTGCCGAAGGCGTAAAGCAAATCATTGTGATTAGCGAGACGCCGGAACGTTATGGCAATGGCAGTGTGTTAGGCAAAGGCGTCACGATGCGCCCGCGCAATGAAATGGAATTGGTGCAGCAAGAACTGCGTGAAGTCGCAGGCTGTACCATTATTATTTATGATCAAACCTGCGCCGCTGAAAAGCGCCGTCGTCGCAAAAAAGGCGAATTTCCCAATCCGGCTAAACGTGCCTTTATTTATGATGCAGTTTGCGAAGGTTGTGGTGATTGCTCGACCGTCTCGACTTGCGTGTCTATCTTGCCAAAAGATACGGCGCTCGGCACCAAGCGCCAGATCGACCAATCAGCCTGTAATAAAGACTTCTCCTGCATGGAAGGTTTCTGCCCCTCGTTTGTATTCGTGCTTAACGCAGAACCGGCAAAGCCTAAAGGCAGCGACTTTAGCGCATTAGCCAAACAACTCCCCATACCCACGCAACAAACCGGTGCACATGCCACCATGATTGCAGGGATTGGTGGTACAGGCGTCATTACCGTTGGCGCAGTTCTAGCACGTGCGGCGTATCTGGATGGATTGGTTTCATCCACTTATGATATGACAGGACTGGCGCAGAAAAACGGCGCAGTATTTAGTCATTTACGCATTGCACCGGATAAAAGTGAATTAGGCCCACAACGGGTTGGCGCAGGCGAAGCGGATTTAGTCTTGGCGTTTGATTTACTGGCATCCTTGCAAGGCGATGTTTCCAGCGCTATTCACCATGGCCATACTAAGTTGGTAGGTAATGCCGATATCGCCGTGACTTCATTTTTCCAGATGGATCGCACCGATGCTGGCCGACCTAATCAACACATCGTGAATCAAAAGCTGATTGATGCGACCGGCGAAGGCAATAGCGACTTTATTGATGCCACGACTCAAGCCATGGAGCTGTGCGGCGATACCATTGCGGTTAACTTTATGCTGGTCGGCTATGCGCTGCAAAAAGGTCTGTTGCCGGTTTCTGCTGAAGCGCTAGACCAAGCGATCGAACACAATGGCGTGGCCGTGCCGTTTAATAAAAATGCCCTGCTACTCGGGCGTATTCTGGCACACGATGAATCGCTTTTAGATGATCTGCGCCCGGCTAAAAAAGTCGCCGCACCCGATACGTTGGACGAGTTGATCGCCTTTCACACCCAGCGCCTGACTGACTTCCAAAGTCGCCGCTGGGCAAAGCGCTATTCAGATATCATCACCAAGGTTCAGCAACAAACTGGCGATAGCGAATTTACTCGCGCCGTAGTCAATAACCTTGCCAAGTTAATGACCTATAAAGACGAATACGAAGTCGCGCGGCTGTATAGCTTGCCGGAGTTCCAAGCTTCGTTACGCAAAACCTTTGGCGATGAAGCCGAGCTGAAATTTAACCTTGCGCCACCACTCTTCTCCAAGCGCCATCCGCAAACTGGCCATTTAATGAAACGTGAATATGGCTCGTGGATGATGAAAGGCTTTAACACGCTACAAAAGTTTAAATCGCTGCGCGGTACGCCATTGGATGTGTTTGGCTATACTGACGAGCGCAAAGCGGAGCGCCGGATGATTCAGGAATATATGGATTTGATTGAGGCGATTTTGCCTCACGCTAAAGGTGAGCAAGCAGACACTGCATTGACGCTGGCTAAGCTACCGGAACAAGTGCGTGGCTTCGGGCATGTTAAAGAAGCCAATATGCGCAGCTACGAAACGCGCAAAGCCGCACTACAAAAGCAATTGAAGGTGCAGCGTTAA
- a CDS encoding bifunctional protein tyrosine phosphatase family protein/NAD(P)/FAD-dependent oxidoreductase — MDIKSLTDNLSVSGQIALAELVAIKEQGFRSIICNRPDGEGSDQPTFEEISAVAKAQGLEVIYQPVTMVTDADAEAFSKSLTALPSPTLAYCRSGTRCSTLWALGQAANGTMATDKILATTSAAGYDLSGMADRLATNVKPAAEAPKAEPAAQTSKTQAAAQAPTQEKSMTKSHEVVIVGAGAAGISLAASLKSRQADLEVVVIDPADTHYYQPGWTMVGGGIFEAKQTAHSMTSVIPKGVEWIKASVETFNPADNAVVLSDGQVVTYKRLIVCPGLKLDWDKVEGLAETIGKHGVTSNYRYDLAPYTWELVQAMKSGRAIFTQPPMPIKCAGAPQKAMYLSGDAWSRSGVLKDIDIQFNNAGGVLFGVADYVPALMEYVKKYDASLNFFHNLVAVDGAAKKAWFDVAKPDTPVERIEMEFDMMHVCPPQTAPDFIRNSPLVDAAGWVDVDQATLRHKTYENIWSLGDVMNAPNAKTAAAARVQAPIVAENVLADIRSSSPVAQYNGYGSCPLTVERGKIVLAEFGYGGALLPSFPKFLLDGTKPTRLAWILKEKILPPLYWNAMLKGREWLVKPETKADS; from the coding sequence ATGGATATCAAATCACTTACCGACAATCTCTCGGTTTCCGGACAAATTGCGCTGGCCGAGTTAGTTGCAATTAAAGAGCAGGGGTTCCGCTCCATAATCTGTAACCGTCCCGATGGCGAAGGGTCGGATCAACCCACTTTCGAAGAGATTTCAGCCGTTGCCAAAGCGCAGGGCTTAGAAGTGATTTATCAACCAGTCACTATGGTGACCGATGCCGATGCTGAAGCTTTCTCAAAATCACTGACTGCACTGCCAAGCCCTACATTGGCGTATTGTCGCAGTGGTACACGTTGTTCCACGCTGTGGGCCTTAGGCCAGGCGGCTAATGGCACGATGGCAACGGATAAGATTCTGGCAACCACCAGCGCTGCAGGTTATGACTTAAGTGGAATGGCCGATCGACTGGCGACAAATGTAAAGCCCGCCGCTGAAGCCCCAAAAGCAGAGCCCGCTGCGCAAACCTCAAAAACACAAGCTGCTGCACAAGCGCCAACACAGGAAAAATCCATGACTAAATCCCACGAAGTAGTCATTGTTGGAGCAGGTGCTGCCGGTATTTCTCTGGCTGCCAGTTTAAAGTCCCGTCAGGCCGATCTTGAAGTTGTAGTTATTGACCCGGCAGACACGCATTATTACCAGCCTGGTTGGACCATGGTCGGCGGCGGTATTTTTGAAGCCAAGCAAACTGCTCACTCCATGACGTCGGTTATTCCTAAAGGCGTTGAGTGGATTAAGGCCAGCGTTGAAACGTTTAACCCAGCAGACAATGCTGTGGTGTTAAGCGATGGCCAAGTGGTGACTTACAAACGTTTGATCGTTTGCCCCGGTTTGAAGCTGGATTGGGATAAAGTCGAAGGCTTAGCTGAGACTATTGGTAAGCATGGCGTTACGTCAAACTATCGCTACGACTTGGCTCCATACACATGGGAGCTAGTACAGGCTATGAAATCAGGGCGCGCTATTTTCACGCAGCCGCCAATGCCCATTAAGTGTGCCGGTGCGCCACAAAAAGCCATGTACTTATCGGGCGATGCTTGGTCGCGCAGTGGTGTGCTAAAAGATATCGATATCCAGTTCAACAATGCCGGTGGTGTGTTGTTCGGGGTAGCGGACTATGTTCCAGCGTTGATGGAATACGTGAAAAAGTACGATGCTTCACTTAACTTCTTCCATAATTTAGTGGCCGTTGATGGCGCCGCGAAAAAAGCATGGTTCGATGTGGCAAAGCCAGATACGCCAGTTGAGCGCATCGAAATGGAATTTGACATGATGCACGTGTGCCCGCCGCAGACTGCACCAGACTTTATCCGTAACTCGCCATTGGTCGATGCTGCTGGTTGGGTTGATGTTGATCAGGCGACCTTGCGCCATAAAACCTATGAGAACATTTGGTCTTTAGGCGATGTCATGAATGCACCGAATGCCAAAACCGCAGCGGCGGCACGCGTTCAGGCACCTATTGTTGCTGAGAATGTGTTGGCGGATATTCGCTCCAGCTCACCGGTTGCGCAGTACAATGGTTACGGCTCCTGTCCGCTAACGGTTGAGCGCGGTAAAATCGTACTGGCTGAATTTGGTTATGGTGGCGCGTTGTTACCAAGCTTTCCAAAGTTCTTGCTGGATGGCACCAAGCCAACGCGCTTGGCATGGATTCTGAAAGAGAAAATCCTGCCACCGTTGTACTGGAATGCGATGCTGAAAGGCCGTGAGTGGTTAGTAAAGCCAGAGACTAAAGCAGATAGTTAA